In Gossypium hirsutum isolate 1008001.06 chromosome D06, Gossypium_hirsutum_v2.1, whole genome shotgun sequence, one genomic interval encodes:
- the LOC107942719 gene encoding uncharacterized protein, which translates to MGLGLSVLIAMKATAWMLLYLFFSRFGFTVLAIPLLYASLISWLVSIASHPSIDLPMLLGKNPDGTFPILSTIMFSPYLYFNRAFSMARRFLTGDEPYSQICEGLYVGGWPASPRLLPPGNPAIIDCTSEFPRIKEFKGHSYLCVPTWDTRAPQPRQIESAVKWACRKRARNQPVYVHCAYGHGRSVAVMCALLVALGVVENWKAAEKYIRERRPCIKMNSLHYKALEEWSSSRLSSPKRNEELDVNSVSQSNSSGNTKASMVENKID; encoded by the exons ATGGGTTTAGGCTTATCAGTCTTAATAGCTATGAAGGCAACGGCATGGATGTTATTATATCTCTTCTTCAGTAGATTTGGGTTCACAGTGTTGGCAATACCATTGTTGTATGCATCATTGATTTCATGGCTTGTTTCAATTGCTTCTCACCCTTCAATCGATCTTCCCATGCTTTTGGGCAAAAACCCAGATGGGACTTTCCCAATTTTGTCCACTATCATGTTCTCCCCATATCTGTATTTTAATAGAGCTTTTTCAATGGCGAGAAGGTTCCTTACTGGTGACGAACCTTACTCTCAAATATGTGAGGGTTTATATGTTGGTGGTTGGCCTGCTTCACCTCGTTTATTGCCGCCTGGTAACCCTGCCATTATTGATTGCACATCTGAATTCCCAAGAATAAAGGAGTTCAAGGGTCATTCATATTTATGTGTTCCTACTTGGGACACAAGGGCACCTCAGCCACGCCAGATAGAATCAGCTGTGAAGTGGGCATGTCGAAAGAGAGCTCGAAATCAGCCTGTTTACGTCCATTGTGCTTATG GCCATGGTCGAAGTGTTGCTGTGATGTGTGCATTACTAGTGGCTTTAGGCGTTGTGGAAAACTGGAAAGCCGCTGAAAAATACATACGAGAGAGGCGGCCTTGTATTAAAATGAACTCGCTCCACTACAAAGCTTTAGAAGAATGGTCTAGTTCTAGACTATCTTCTCCTAAGAGAAATGAAGAACTGGATGTAAATTCAGTTAGTCAGTCAAACTCCTCTGGTAACACAAAGGCCTCAATGGTGGAAAACAAAATTGATTGA
- the LOC107955343 gene encoding uncharacterized protein — translation MAAINPAVAAPFSRGVHRNTAAQSHKATTAANPAVKYGRAASILFTPTQTQSPLLRRNSVPSRSSDTRIMAANPEVLSSPSSSNLMGVQFFTQCQFRNLYGQDLKLEDQIYWHGYGDPPETIAQNQSASEFRHSGDSVGSVGAVSYLVGDKVRWIIAWSNSEDQPKLNKVYSEINEVSEGEIDWHSIKDSLDQNVSKYKAINIKYGYSADLMIDPTSNTPTMTATFN, via the exons ATGGCTGCCATCAATCCAGCAGTAGCAGCACCATTTTCCAGGGGTGTTCATAGAAATACAGCGGCCCAAAGCCACAAAGCTACGACAGCTGCCAATCCAGCAGTGAAATACGGACGTGCAGCTTCGATTCTTTTTACACCCACACAGACACAGTCCCCATTACTACGTAGAAATTCGGTTCCCAGCAGAAGCTCAGACACGAGAATCATGGCTGCCAATCCTGAAGTTTTGTCGTCACCGTCGTCGTCAAATTTAATGGGGGTTCAGTTTTTTACGCAGTGCCAGTTTCGGAACCTTTACGGTCAGGATTTAAAGCTGGAAGACCAAATTTATTGGCATGGATATGGAGATCCACCGGAAACTATAGCTCAAAATCAGTCGGCAAGTGAGTTTAGGCACTCGGGAGACTCAGTAGGTTCAGTCGGAGCTGTTTCGTATCTTGTCGGAGATAAGGTTAGGTGGATTATTGCCTGGAGCAACAGCGAAGATCAGCCCAAGCTTAACAAG GTGTATAGTGAGATTAATGAAGTAAGTGAAGGAGAAATTGATTGGCATTCGATAAAAGACTCATTGGACCAAAACGTGTCTAAGTATAaagctataaatattaaatatggatACTCAGCTGATCTTATGATTGACCCAACCAGCAATACACCAACAATGACGGCAACATTCAACTAG